One region of Humidesulfovibrio mexicanus genomic DNA includes:
- a CDS encoding tRNA1(Val) (adenine(37)-N6)-methyltransferase: protein MDTEHAARRALFPRGLVQPEGGFRFGADTLLLSAFAHRQLKPRAALCGLDLGCGCGAASFGLLVLPGREGLDIAGIDVNPAMTDAARQNALALGLADRFRAWTGDADDCSTRDFPIQGPAHFALCNPPFRIPETGRACPNQAKQLARFEGPGGFAVFARCAARRLRRGGSFFLVHLAERLPELFQHLTQAGLHPRRLLPVQGRSGGPIRIALVQAVSGQGRTLVLEPPLVLYDEAHRLTPEAERFCPHLGANPDRRRTAPNAGGRPRAPCQPD from the coding sequence ATGGACACGGAGCACGCGGCCCGGCGCGCCCTGTTCCCGCGCGGGCTCGTCCAGCCAGAGGGCGGCTTCCGCTTCGGGGCCGACACCCTGCTCCTCTCCGCGTTTGCCCACCGCCAGCTCAAACCCCGCGCGGCCCTCTGCGGGCTGGACCTGGGCTGCGGCTGCGGCGCGGCCTCCTTCGGCCTGCTTGTGCTGCCCGGCCGCGAGGGGCTGGACATCGCCGGCATTGATGTGAACCCCGCCATGACCGACGCGGCCCGGCAGAACGCCCTGGCCTTGGGCCTTGCGGACCGCTTTCGCGCCTGGACGGGAGACGCGGATGACTGCTCCACACGCGATTTCCCGATACAAGGCCCCGCGCATTTCGCGCTCTGCAATCCGCCCTTCCGCATCCCGGAAACCGGCCGCGCCTGCCCAAACCAGGCGAAGCAGTTGGCGCGTTTTGAAGGGCCAGGCGGCTTCGCCGTGTTCGCGCGCTGCGCGGCCAGACGCCTGCGGCGCGGGGGCAGCTTCTTTCTTGTGCACCTGGCGGAGCGCCTGCCGGAGCTGTTCCAGCACCTCACCCAGGCAGGGCTGCACCCGCGCCGCCTGCTTCCGGTCCAGGGGCGCAGCGGCGGGCCAATCCGCATCGCCCTGGTGCAGGCCGTTTCCGGGCAGGGCAGGACGCTTGTCCTGGAACCGCCGCTTGTCCTGTATGACGAGGCGCATCGCCTGACCCCGGAGGCTGAACGGTTCTGCCCGCACCTGGGCGCCAACCCCGACAGAAGGCGAACGGCCCCCAACGCGGGCGGCAGGCCCCGCGCCCCTTGCCAACCTGATTGA
- a CDS encoding RHS repeat domain-containing protein codes for MPQPSLLSIKRDAQGRIAERTLNFGSEAEIRRYAYDSAGRLARVTNGSGGLLESYQYDHQGRRLADINPQRFRGERRYSYLSGNRLGQAGSVQYGHDRTGFRCLKFEGDEETRYQYEPSGLLLAVELPDARRIDYAYDAKGQRTEKRIDGRLVEAYRWLDPLRLSEFHDGREWWRLAYDSERPGRGSRTPLGVTNSEDSYFLLCDQVGTPLALADMDGNVVQAMRYDAFGNLLQVRGDVVRLPLGFAGGLFDADTGLTRFVWRDYDADTGRFTALDPMGAKGGDSDWYGYCVDDPVNRVDAWGLFWGEETPGGRIVWQGLKTAGEWGVEGGIAGLPIEGVGAIPGAAAGVFLGFPYGLLKGTVTEIATGGDGKKSEAEKQSESTQGQRESIGWPGSRH; via the coding sequence ATGCCTCAGCCCTCCCTGCTTTCCATCAAGCGCGACGCGCAGGGCCGCATCGCAGAGCGCACTCTGAACTTCGGCAGTGAGGCCGAAATTCGGCGCTACGCCTATGATTCCGCCGGACGCCTCGCCCGCGTCACCAATGGCTCGGGCGGTCTGCTGGAGTCCTACCAGTACGACCACCAGGGCCGACGCCTCGCCGACATCAACCCGCAGCGCTTCCGTGGCGAGCGACGCTACAGCTATCTTTCCGGCAATCGGCTGGGACAGGCTGGCAGCGTTCAGTACGGCCACGATCGCACGGGCTTCCGGTGCCTGAAGTTCGAGGGCGACGAGGAGACGCGCTACCAGTACGAGCCCTCGGGCCTGCTGCTGGCGGTGGAGTTACCGGACGCGCGGCGTATCGACTACGCTTACGACGCCAAGGGCCAGCGCACGGAAAAGCGCATTGACGGCAGGCTCGTCGAGGCCTATCGCTGGCTCGATCCGCTGCGGCTCTCGGAATTCCACGACGGCCGCGAGTGGTGGCGGCTGGCCTATGATTCCGAGCGCCCTGGCCGTGGCAGCCGCACACCACTTGGCGTAACGAACAGCGAGGACTCGTACTTTCTGCTCTGCGACCAGGTTGGCACGCCCCTGGCCCTTGCCGATATGGACGGAAACGTTGTACAGGCGATGCGGTACGACGCATTTGGAAACCTGTTGCAGGTTCGGGGCGATGTGGTGCGCCTGCCGCTGGGCTTCGCGGGCGGGCTCTTTGACGCCGACACCGGCCTGACGCGTTTTGTCTGGCGCGACTACGACGCGGACACCGGGCGCTTCACCGCCCTCGACCCCATGGGGGCAAAGGGCGGCGACAGCGATTGGTACGGCTATTGTGTCGACGACCCGGTCAACAGGGTGGACGCGTGGGGGCTGTTTTGGGGAGAGGAGACACCGGGAGGGAGAATCGTATGGCAAGGTCTGAAGACAGCCGGAGAATGGGGAGTCGAAGGGGGAATTGCCGGGCTGCCCATAGAGGGGGTCGGTGCCATCCCTGGGGCTGCTGCGGGAGTATTCCTGGGATTCCCATACGGTTTGCTGAAAGGCACAGTAACTGAGATCGCCACGGGGGGCGACGGCAAGAAGTCTGAAGCCGAAAAACAGAGTGAATCCACACAGGGACAACGCGAAAGCATTGGTTGGCCCGGCTCTCGGCATTGA
- a CDS encoding OmpH family outer membrane protein has translation MKKLCALLLLALVSAALVGCNSSNKIAVVDGAKVFRESKPGQEAMNYLRDKSSELQAEAKAAQDKVQAKQTQENAAAFQEAVTKYQTTMGAEQQRVVGLLQDQFNKILEKYRKDNKVDVILAKDVVLSYDEASDITNKIIEEINKVSIDLKAPAEAPKADAKPADAAPADAKPADAAKADAPAAPAAPAAPAAPAKKP, from the coding sequence ATGAAGAAGCTTTGCGCACTCCTGCTGCTGGCCCTCGTGTCCGCCGCGCTCGTCGGCTGCAACAGCAGCAACAAGATCGCCGTTGTCGACGGGGCCAAGGTGTTCCGCGAATCCAAGCCCGGCCAGGAGGCCATGAACTACCTGCGCGACAAGAGCTCCGAGCTTCAGGCCGAAGCCAAGGCCGCCCAGGACAAGGTCCAGGCCAAGCAGACCCAGGAAAACGCCGCCGCCTTCCAGGAGGCCGTGACCAAATACCAGACCACCATGGGCGCGGAACAGCAGCGCGTGGTGGGCCTGCTGCAGGACCAGTTCAACAAGATTCTTGAAAAATACCGCAAGGACAACAAGGTCGACGTGATCCTGGCCAAGGACGTGGTCCTGTCCTACGACGAAGCCTCGGACATCACCAACAAGATCATCGAGGAAATCAACAAGGTCAGCATCGACCTGAAGGCCCCCGCCGAGGCCCCCAAGGCCGACGCCAAGCCTGCGGACGCCGCTCCTGCGGACGCCAAGCCCGCCGACGCCGCCAAGGCCGACGCTCCCGCCGCTCCCGCTGCTCCGGCTGCTCCGGCTGCTCCGGCCAAGAAGCCCTAG
- a CDS encoding PhoH family protein: MASKNFVLDTNVLIENPKCVQALRNGQDNTIHIPYTVLTELDRLKRDPRLGHVVAQAVSTILNDADVRIFPPDGSALPLAIDESPDDRILREIANHPVAEPILVTNDRILQLKARVSGIPCEGYRDSVPFQSESQIYTGFVDDGEECIPNCFRWENGVPVFYGADGPKPIGYSHEIWGIKPRSVYQNLALELMLDPRIDITTLQSEAGYGKTYLALATALYLTLERKDNPFKRIYLVKPVVEIGAKMGFLPGDVEEKMGPYVRYITDLLLKLHEIRPANRIFQDSQADVLKLNPKRFVIQPIAFIRGMNLENCVVIVDEMQNLSRTETRALLTRMGEGVKCICLGDTRQVDNPYLNESNNGLNWTVKKLKGFRNYAHMVLKGDKSRGPITDIVLKAKL; this comes from the coding sequence ATGGCATCGAAAAACTTCGTGCTCGACACCAACGTGCTCATTGAAAACCCCAAATGCGTCCAGGCCCTGCGCAACGGCCAGGACAACACCATCCACATCCCGTACACCGTGCTCACCGAACTGGACCGCCTGAAGCGCGACCCGCGCCTGGGCCATGTGGTGGCCCAGGCCGTCAGCACCATCCTTAACGATGCGGACGTGCGCATCTTTCCGCCTGATGGCAGCGCATTGCCGCTGGCAATCGACGAATCCCCGGACGACCGCATCCTGCGCGAGATCGCCAATCATCCCGTGGCCGAGCCCATCCTCGTCACCAACGACCGCATCCTGCAACTGAAGGCGCGCGTATCCGGCATCCCCTGCGAGGGCTACCGCGACTCCGTGCCCTTTCAAAGCGAATCGCAAATCTACACCGGCTTTGTTGACGACGGCGAAGAGTGCATACCCAACTGCTTCCGCTGGGAAAACGGCGTGCCGGTGTTTTACGGCGCGGACGGGCCCAAGCCCATCGGCTACTCCCACGAAATATGGGGCATAAAGCCGCGCTCAGTATACCAAAACCTCGCCCTGGAGCTCATGCTCGATCCGCGCATCGACATCACCACCCTCCAGTCCGAAGCGGGCTACGGCAAGACCTACCTCGCCCTTGCCACGGCCCTGTACCTGACGCTGGAACGCAAGGACAATCCGTTCAAGCGCATCTACCTCGTCAAGCCCGTGGTGGAAATCGGCGCCAAAATGGGCTTTCTCCCCGGCGATGTGGAAGAAAAAATGGGCCCCTACGTGCGCTACATCACCGACCTGCTCCTGAAACTCCACGAGATTCGTCCAGCCAACCGCATCTTCCAGGACTCCCAAGCCGATGTGCTGAAACTCAACCCCAAACGTTTCGTCATCCAGCCCATCGCCTTCATCCGGGGCATGAACCTGGAAAACTGCGTCGTCATCGTGGACGAGATGCAGAACCTCTCGCGCACCGAAACCCGCGCCCTGCTCACCCGTATGGGCGAAGGCGTCAAGTGCATCTGCCTGGGCGATACACGGCAAGTAGACAACCCCTACCTCAACGAAAGCAACAACGGCCTCAACTGGACCGTCAAAAAACTCAAGGGTTTCCGCAACTACGCCCACATGGTCCTCAAGGGCGACAAATCGCGCGGCCCCATCACCGACATCGTGCTGAAGGCGAAACTCTAG